A portion of the Chondrinema litorale genome contains these proteins:
- a CDS encoding sodium:solute symporter gives MEKFELNWIDASIMVVYAIAMVWYGLSKAKQQSSEDYFLAGRDMTWPIVGISLFAANISSSTLIGLTSDAYNTNIAVYNYEWMAAVVLIFFSIFFLPFYLRSGVYTMPEFLERRYDSRSRYYFSFITLIGNVVIDTAAGLYAGNLILKIIFPELDTWIIISLLAFAAAAYTIPGGLSSVVHTEVIQAILLIMGSIVLTWFTFSEVGGWDGLIAGLQDKFNNGEIQKTPDEVFSLVRPLNDSYMPWTGLVFGVPILGFYFWANNQFMVQRVLSAKNLNQGRWGALFAGLLKLPVIFIMVLPGTAAILLYSELDLSVLNYAIPLENGGTGICSSLKDCPNMTYPVLLFSLLPTGLLGLVLAGLLAAMSSSISATLNSASTLITMDFVNKINPNLESKQLVKVGQIATVVLVILAAVWTPQIEKFGSLFEYLQIVLGLICPPVVAVFILGLFWKRANANGAFYSLLVGFILALFMIISQIGGLIPELNEIHFLHKAPILLLVCLLLHVVFSLASAKPPAEKVKDYTYSMTIFKEETKELATLPWYQNFRYLAVILLVITIIIVGAFW, from the coding sequence ATGGAAAAATTTGAGTTGAATTGGATAGATGCTTCCATTATGGTAGTGTATGCCATTGCAATGGTTTGGTACGGTTTATCCAAAGCTAAACAACAAAGCTCTGAAGATTATTTTTTAGCAGGTCGTGATATGACTTGGCCAATAGTCGGAATATCATTATTTGCAGCCAATATTTCTAGCAGTACTTTAATAGGTTTAACCTCAGATGCTTACAACACTAATATTGCTGTTTATAATTATGAGTGGATGGCAGCAGTGGTGTTAATCTTCTTTTCCATTTTCTTTCTACCATTTTACCTTAGGTCGGGAGTTTACACCATGCCCGAATTTTTAGAGCGCAGATACGATAGCCGGTCAAGATATTATTTCTCCTTTATTACACTTATTGGAAATGTAGTAATAGATACAGCAGCAGGATTATATGCAGGAAATCTTATTTTAAAAATAATTTTTCCAGAACTCGATACTTGGATAATTATTTCACTTCTGGCATTTGCTGCTGCTGCTTATACGATTCCCGGAGGTTTGTCTTCTGTGGTGCATACAGAAGTAATTCAGGCGATTTTATTGATTATGGGTTCTATCGTACTCACTTGGTTTACATTTTCAGAAGTAGGAGGTTGGGATGGTTTAATTGCAGGTTTGCAGGATAAATTCAACAATGGTGAAATTCAAAAAACACCCGATGAAGTATTCAGTTTAGTAAGACCTCTTAATGATTCCTATATGCCTTGGACGGGTTTAGTCTTTGGTGTACCCATTCTCGGTTTTTATTTCTGGGCGAATAATCAGTTTATGGTGCAGCGAGTTTTGAGCGCCAAAAATTTAAATCAAGGAAGGTGGGGAGCCTTATTTGCCGGATTACTAAAACTACCAGTAATTTTTATAATGGTATTACCGGGAACTGCTGCTATACTTTTATACTCAGAGTTAGATTTATCAGTATTGAACTATGCAATCCCTTTAGAAAATGGAGGCACAGGAATCTGTAGCAGTTTAAAAGATTGTCCTAACATGACGTATCCAGTATTGCTTTTTAGCTTGCTACCAACTGGCTTACTGGGTTTGGTACTTGCAGGTTTATTGGCTGCTATGTCGTCTAGTATCAGTGCAACACTCAATTCTGCATCAACCCTTATTACTATGGATTTTGTAAATAAAATCAATCCAAATTTAGAAAGTAAGCAATTGGTAAAAGTTGGGCAAATTGCCACTGTGGTTTTGGTGATTCTGGCAGCAGTATGGACACCACAAATCGAAAAATTTGGTTCCTTATTCGAATACCTTCAAATAGTATTAGGTTTAATATGTCCACCAGTGGTAGCTGTTTTTATATTGGGCTTATTCTGGAAAAGGGCGAATGCCAATGGCGCTTTTTACAGTTTATTAGTAGGTTTTATACTGGCCTTATTCATGATCATTTCTCAAATCGGTGGCCTTATTCCTGAATTAAACGAAATCCATTTTTTACACAAAGCACCAATCCTTTTACTGGTTTGTTTGCTTTTACATGTGGTTTTCAGTCTGGCTTCGGCAAAACCTCCTGCAGAAAAAGTAAAAGACTATACATACAGTATGACAATTTTTAAAGAAGAAACTAAGGAGTTGGCGACATTGCCATGGTATCAAAACTTTAGGTATTTGGCTGTAATTCTTTTAGTAATAACAATCATAATAGTGGGCGCTTTTTGGTAG
- the glpK gene encoding glycerol kinase GlpK, whose amino-acid sequence MSNKYIIAMDQGTTSSRAVLFDENGKIKGITQKEFTQYFPKSGWVEHDPVEIWESQLKVLKDLVTTNKVKLDEILAIGITNQRETTLVWDKSTGEPIYNAIVWQDKRTANICERLKKKGLSEYVNQHTGLLIDSYFSATKIMWMLENVEGAREKAEKGELAFGTVDSWLIWKASKGKTHVTDMTNASRTMLYNIKDLKWDEHLLEELGIPSSMLPEVLPSASHFCDIELFGKSIPITGIAGDQQAALFGQACFEPGTAKNTYGTGCFMLMNTGKELHFSENGLLTTIAWGLEGEVLYALEGSIFVAGAAVQWLRDGLKIINTAADSAYFAEQAGPDNDVVVVPAFAGLGAPYWDMYARGAIFGLSRGTGQEHIVKATLQSLAYQTRDVLEAMEEDSGLDLKTLKVDGGATANNFLMQFQADILGVEVERPEVIESTAMGAAFLAGIQIGVWKKEDILNMRKLDKLFKANMDVEKRDSLYKKWQKAVKRTMKWLDDDDLE is encoded by the coding sequence ATGAGCAATAAATATATAATAGCTATGGATCAAGGCACAACCAGTTCCAGAGCTGTTTTATTCGATGAAAATGGAAAGATAAAGGGCATCACCCAAAAAGAATTTACACAGTACTTTCCCAAGTCTGGTTGGGTAGAACACGACCCGGTAGAGATATGGGAGAGCCAGCTTAAAGTATTGAAAGATTTAGTTACTACTAATAAAGTTAAACTGGACGAAATCCTCGCCATAGGCATTACAAATCAGAGAGAAACCACTTTAGTTTGGGACAAAAGTACAGGAGAACCGATTTACAATGCGATAGTTTGGCAAGATAAAAGAACCGCAAATATTTGTGAGCGACTAAAGAAAAAGGGCTTATCAGAGTATGTTAACCAGCATACAGGTTTACTCATAGACTCTTATTTTTCAGCTACTAAAATTATGTGGATGCTGGAAAATGTAGAAGGAGCGAGAGAAAAAGCTGAGAAAGGAGAGTTGGCTTTTGGTACAGTGGATTCATGGTTAATCTGGAAAGCCTCTAAAGGTAAGACACATGTTACCGATATGACGAATGCCAGTAGAACCATGCTGTATAATATAAAGGATTTGAAGTGGGATGAACATCTGTTAGAAGAACTAGGGATTCCATCATCTATGTTACCAGAAGTTCTACCATCGGCAAGCCATTTTTGCGATATTGAGCTTTTTGGTAAAAGTATACCAATAACAGGAATTGCAGGTGACCAGCAAGCAGCTTTATTTGGACAGGCCTGTTTTGAACCAGGAACCGCAAAAAATACTTATGGAACTGGCTGTTTCATGTTGATGAATACTGGCAAGGAATTACATTTCTCAGAAAATGGTTTGCTCACCACTATTGCATGGGGTTTAGAGGGGGAAGTACTTTATGCTTTAGAAGGAAGTATTTTTGTGGCAGGTGCAGCGGTTCAGTGGTTGCGTGATGGCTTAAAAATAATTAATACAGCAGCAGATTCGGCCTATTTTGCAGAGCAAGCCGGACCAGATAACGATGTGGTGGTTGTGCCTGCATTTGCAGGTTTAGGTGCTCCTTATTGGGATATGTATGCCAGAGGTGCCATTTTTGGTTTGAGTCGCGGAACAGGGCAAGAGCATATAGTAAAAGCTACTTTGCAGTCATTGGCTTACCAAACTAGAGATGTGCTCGAAGCAATGGAAGAAGATTCTGGTTTAGATTTAAAAACTTTAAAAGTAGATGGGGGAGCAACTGCTAATAACTTTTTAATGCAGTTTCAGGCAGATATTTTGGGAGTGGAAGTAGAAAGACCAGAAGTGATTGAATCTACTGCAATGGGTGCTGCTTTTCTAGCGGGAATTCAAATTGGCGTATGGAAAAAAGAAGATATTTTGAACATGCGAAAGCTTGATAAGTTGTTTAAAGCTAATATGGATGTAGAAAAAAGAGATTCACTTTATAAAAAATGGCAAAAAGCAGTAAAAAGAACCATGAAATGGCTAGATGACGACGATCTTGAATAA
- a CDS encoding glycerol-3-phosphate dehydrogenase/oxidase, which yields MNFLSNLNRQAILDSAAENKFDILVIGGGITGAGIALDATSRGFRTLLIEKGDFAGGTSSRSTKLIHGGLRYLKQFEIALVREVGRERAIVHNLAPHLVTAEKMLLPLTKDGTFGKLSTSFGLFVYDVLAGVEKPDQRVMLTEEEALEKEPLMEKPDLIGAGYYAEYRTDDARLTIEVIKTAVKNNAVCLNYTEGIDFIYKGGKVKGVKCKDYIGGKIYDIKAKYVINAAGPWVDQLRSKNKSLKGKRLHLTKGVHLVVPHEKFPIKQAVYFDVPDGRMIFAIPRNKITYIGTTDTNYKGDIDKVLTETHDAEYLIDATNNSFPSVNLKVEDIISSWAGLRPLIHEDGKSASELSRKDEIFKSDSGLLSIAGGKLTGYRKMAERIIDLIVKKRGDKADKLKTKKCFTDTIVLEGGHFENAEAVETYKQTLYEKVKESKLTYYDVDSLVRNFGSQSEIIVDKYFQFLEEDKEQPLVALGRAELWFGVENELIVTASDYFIRRTGRLYFDVETVMPLSEKIILDLASYFNWDEARIKQETEDIKQYVYEAADIFK from the coding sequence ATGAATTTTTTATCAAATCTTAATAGACAAGCAATTCTGGACTCTGCAGCTGAGAATAAATTTGATATACTGGTAATTGGAGGAGGAATAACCGGTGCAGGTATAGCATTAGACGCTACTTCAAGAGGATTCAGAACTTTGTTAATCGAGAAAGGAGATTTTGCAGGAGGTACTTCTAGTCGTTCAACAAAGTTAATTCATGGAGGTCTACGTTATCTTAAGCAATTTGAGATAGCTTTAGTAAGAGAAGTTGGCCGCGAAAGAGCCATTGTTCACAATTTGGCTCCGCATCTGGTAACCGCAGAAAAGATGTTGCTGCCATTAACTAAAGATGGTACTTTTGGTAAGTTGAGTACTTCTTTTGGTTTGTTTGTATACGATGTACTTGCAGGTGTAGAGAAACCAGACCAACGGGTAATGCTTACAGAAGAGGAGGCTCTGGAAAAAGAACCACTAATGGAAAAGCCGGATCTTATTGGAGCCGGCTATTATGCAGAATATAGAACAGACGACGCCAGACTTACTATTGAGGTAATTAAAACGGCAGTAAAGAATAATGCTGTTTGTTTAAATTATACAGAAGGCATAGATTTTATCTACAAAGGAGGTAAAGTAAAAGGTGTTAAATGTAAAGACTATATCGGAGGAAAAATTTACGATATAAAAGCTAAATATGTGATAAATGCTGCCGGGCCATGGGTCGATCAACTAAGAAGTAAAAATAAATCTTTAAAAGGGAAGAGACTACATCTTACTAAAGGAGTTCACCTAGTAGTTCCTCATGAGAAATTTCCAATTAAGCAAGCTGTCTATTTCGATGTACCAGATGGCAGGATGATTTTTGCAATTCCGAGAAATAAAATTACTTATATCGGTACAACAGACACCAATTACAAAGGCGATATCGATAAAGTACTTACAGAAACACACGATGCCGAGTATTTGATTGATGCTACTAATAACTCTTTCCCTTCTGTGAATTTAAAGGTTGAAGATATTATTTCTAGCTGGGCTGGTTTACGACCACTTATTCATGAAGACGGCAAGTCTGCTTCTGAGCTTTCCAGAAAAGATGAGATTTTTAAATCAGATTCTGGTTTACTTTCTATTGCTGGTGGTAAGCTTACAGGTTATCGTAAAATGGCTGAAAGGATTATCGATTTAATCGTAAAAAAACGAGGAGATAAAGCCGACAAGCTAAAGACTAAAAAATGTTTTACAGATACTATTGTGTTGGAAGGTGGACATTTTGAAAATGCCGAAGCCGTAGAAACCTACAAGCAAACGCTCTATGAAAAAGTAAAAGAGTCTAAGCTCACTTATTACGATGTAGATTCTTTAGTGAGAAACTTCGGTAGCCAATCGGAGATAATTGTTGATAAGTACTTTCAGTTTCTAGAAGAAGATAAGGAACAGCCACTAGTTGCATTAGGTAGGGCAGAGTTGTGGTTTGGTGTTGAAAATGAGCTTATCGTTACAGCATCTGACTACTTTATAAGAAGAACAGGTAGGTTGTATTTTGATGTAGAAACAGTGATGCCACTTTCAGAAAAAATTATTCTAGACCTCGCCAGTTATTTTAACTGGGACGAAGCAAGAATTAAGCAAGAGACAGAAGATATTAAGCAGTATGTATACGAAGCTGCCGATATTTTTAAATGA
- a CDS encoding aminotransferase class V-fold PLP-dependent enzyme, producing MQTARRNFLRQSLKATAAVPVLGLSFFEDIQAATLQIKGKSDLQVASDESFWYQVQKSFTVSPHFINLENGYFTLAADEVIEAQIKNIRMINEQPSWYMRKMQWDDRLAIKKKIADFAGVSHEEIALLRNTTEALNVVIQGLDMKAGDEAVMTNQDYGSMLEAFQLKAKRYGTVNKEIDLPLHPKSDQEIVDIYEKAITPKTKVILVTHLINLNGHVLPVRKIADMAHGKGVEVISDSAHAFAHVDFKIPDLDCDYLGTSLHKWLGASLGLGMLYVKKDKIANLWPLLGDTGMPEDDIRKFEHIGTHACSSDLALANALRFHNIIGSSRKEQRLRYLKNYWMEKVTDYPNIVLNTPKEDQRSCAIGNVGVEGIEPAKLEEVLYDKYKIFTVAINHKDIKGVRVTPHLYTTTKDLDVFVSALQEISSSM from the coding sequence ATGCAAACAGCTAGAAGAAATTTTCTGAGACAATCATTAAAAGCTACTGCTGCTGTACCTGTTTTAGGTTTATCTTTTTTTGAAGATATTCAAGCAGCTACTCTTCAAATTAAAGGTAAAAGTGATTTGCAAGTTGCCAGTGATGAAAGCTTTTGGTATCAGGTACAAAAATCGTTTACAGTGTCTCCTCATTTTATCAATTTAGAAAACGGGTATTTCACACTTGCTGCTGATGAAGTAATAGAAGCACAGATAAAGAATATCAGAATGATAAATGAGCAGCCATCTTGGTATATGCGTAAAATGCAATGGGATGATAGGTTAGCCATAAAAAAGAAAATAGCCGATTTTGCAGGCGTGAGTCACGAAGAAATTGCTTTACTCAGAAATACTACCGAAGCTTTAAATGTAGTAATTCAAGGTTTAGATATGAAGGCAGGAGATGAAGCGGTAATGACAAACCAAGATTATGGAAGTATGCTCGAAGCATTCCAACTAAAAGCTAAAAGATATGGCACAGTTAATAAAGAAATAGATTTGCCTTTACATCCAAAATCAGATCAAGAAATTGTAGATATATACGAAAAAGCCATTACTCCAAAAACTAAAGTAATTCTGGTTACACACTTAATTAATTTAAATGGGCATGTATTACCAGTGAGAAAAATTGCAGATATGGCTCATGGCAAAGGTGTGGAAGTTATTTCTGATTCTGCTCATGCATTTGCCCACGTAGATTTTAAAATTCCTGATTTGGATTGCGATTATTTAGGTACTAGTTTGCATAAATGGTTGGGAGCTTCGCTTGGCTTGGGAATGCTTTATGTAAAGAAAGACAAAATAGCGAACTTGTGGCCACTGCTTGGAGATACTGGAATGCCTGAAGATGATATCAGAAAGTTTGAACATATTGGTACACACGCTTGTTCTTCTGATCTGGCATTAGCTAATGCATTACGTTTCCATAACATAATTGGAAGTAGCCGTAAAGAGCAAAGGTTACGCTACTTAAAAAATTACTGGATGGAAAAAGTGACTGACTATCCAAACATTGTTTTAAATACTCCTAAGGAAGATCAACGCTCCTGCGCTATAGGAAATGTTGGAGTAGAAGGCATAGAACCAGCCAAGCTAGAAGAGGTACTTTACGATAAATATAAAATCTTTACAGTGGCTATTAACCATAAAGATATTAAAGGTGTAAGAGTAACCCCTCATTTGTATACAACTACCAAAGACCTTGATGTTTTTGTAAGTGCATTACAAGAAATTAGCAGCAGCATGTAG